The Nonlabens spongiae genome contains a region encoding:
- a CDS encoding GatB/YqeY domain-containing protein, with product MSLEKKIMPAMKDAMKAKDQTRLAALRAVKSELLLAKTSGSDAELSDDEEIKLLQKLVKQRKDSARIFQEQGREDLAEPELAQAEVLSEFLPEQMGEDEIRTIVQQVITETGASSMKDMGKVMGRANQLMAGKAEGRIISTIVKEELNK from the coding sequence ATGAGTTTAGAGAAAAAAATAATGCCCGCAATGAAAGATGCGATGAAGGCAAAAGACCAGACGCGCCTTGCTGCCTTGCGTGCGGTGAAAAGTGAACTGTTGCTCGCAAAAACTTCCGGTAGTGATGCAGAGCTAAGCGATGATGAGGAGATCAAGCTTTTGCAAAAACTTGTCAAACAAAGAAAGGACAGCGCCCGCATTTTTCAAGAACAGGGTAGGGAAGACCTCGCTGAACCAGAACTGGCTCAAGCTGAAGTACTTTCTGAATTCTTACCCGAACAGATGGGTGAGGACGAGATAAGAACCATCGTGCAACAGGTAATCACTGAGACTGGGGCAAGTAGCATGAAAGACATGGGTAAAGTCATGGGCCGCGCCAATCAATTGATGGCTGGAAAAGCTGAAGGCCGGATCATCAGCACTATCGTAAAAGAAGAATTGAACAAATAA